The genomic stretch GACGACGGCATACCAGGCGCACGCGCGGGGGCTGGACGCCGGGACGGTGGAGCTGCTGAACCGCTTTGCTTCGGGCGGGCTTCTCCCCGACCTGACGCTGCTGTTCGATCTCCCGCCGGAGACGGGGTTTGCGCGCATCGCCGGAAGGAGCAGGGGGGCGGACCGGATGGAGCGGGAATCGCTCGCCTTCCACCGCCGCGTTCGGGAAGGGTACCTCCGCCTCCTCGACGCCCATCCCGGGCGGATCGTCCGGATCGACGCCTCCCTCCCGGAAGAGGAGGTGTTCCTGCAGCTCCTTTCGACGGTGAAGGAACGGTTCGGATGGTAGAGCGCCTCTCGGGCGTTCTCGGGCAGGAACGGGCCGTCGGCCTCCTGAAAAGGTACATCTCCGCCGGGGCGGTCCCCCAGGGGCTGCTGTTCACAGGCGAGGAAGGGATCGGCAAGGAGAAGGCCGCGCGGGCGTTCGCGGCCGCCCTGCTCTGCCGGGAGCCGGGGGAGGACGGCGCATGCGGGGTATGCCCCGACTGCCGGCTGCTCGCTTCCTCGTCCCACCCCAACTTCCTGTTCATCGCGCCGGAGACGCAGTTCCTGCGGATCGACGAGATCCGCGCGCTCCAGGAGGAGCTGTCCCTCAAGGCGTTCTCCGACCGGCCCCGCGCGGCGATCCTCTGCCCCGCGGACCGGATGACGCCCCAGGCTTCCAACGCGCTCCTCAAGACGCTCGAGGAGCCGCCGCCGGAGACGCACCTCCTCCTGGTCGCCCACCGGATCGCCGCGATGATGCCGACGATCGTATCCCGCTGCCAGAAGGTCCCGTTCTTTCCCCTTCCCGCCGGAACGGCGGCGGAGATCCTCTCCGGCCACCCGGACGCGGCCGGCGCCTCCCCCGCCCTGCTCCGGCTGGCGTGCGCCGTGTCGGGCGGCAGCCCCGGCCGCGCCCTGGCGCTCCTGCCGGGATTGTCGGAAGAACGGGAGCGGTGGCTGTCGCTGTTCGCGAAGCCATCTCCCCGGGAGGCGCTCGAGCTGGCGGAGTCCTACAAGGGGGACGGCGACGAGCCGGGGCGGCTGGCCGCTCCGCTGGCGCTGGCGCGGGACCTGGCCCTCTTATCTTCCGGAGGGGGAACGGATATAATGAACGAGGATCTGCGGGAGCAGCTCTCCGCGGCGGCGGCTTTGCCTCCCCCCGGGGGATGGGACGCGGCGTTCCGGACGCTCCTCGCGATCTCCCGGATGCCTCCCCAGCCCCAGAAGAGGCTGATGCTGGAGGCGTTTTTCTTCGGATTGCGTAGAAAAGGATGATCTCCGCCTATGGATATCGCAGGAATACGCCTTCGGGGCGTCTGCAAGGTTTTCCACTTCGACTGCACGGATGTACCTCTCGCGAAGGGCGACTACGCGGTGGTGCAGACCGAGCGCGGGGTATCGCTCGGGCGCGTCGTCCAGCGGGTTGACGGCTTCGCCCGGAAGAATCCCAAGACCCCCTTAAACAAGGTGATCCGGATCGCGTCTGCGGAGGACCTGGCGGCCCACCAGGAAAACGCCCGCCGGGAGACGGACGCCGCGGCGTTCTGCGCGAAGCGGATCGCGGAGCGGGGCCTCCCCATGAAGCTTGTGCGGGCCGAGTACCTCCTCGACCGGAGCAAGGTCATCTTCTACTTCACGGCCGACGGACGGATCGACTTCCGGGAGCTGGTGAAGGACATGGCCCACGAGCTGAGGACACGGATCGAGATGCGGCAGATCGGCGTGCGGGACGAGTCGCGCGTCGTCGGCGGCGTGGGCCCCTGCGGCAAGGAGCTGTGCTGCGCCACCTTCCTCGCCGACTTCGAGCCGATCACGGTGAAGATGGCCAAGGACCAGAAGCTGTCGCTGAACCCGGCGAAGCTCTCCGGGGTCTGCGGCCGGCTGATGTGCTGCCTGATCTACGAGCACACGTCGTACGCCCGGCAGCGGTGCGAGACCTGCGCGGCCCACGGGCCGGAGGTATCCGAGCCCGCGGCGGCGGAGATGGACGAAGGGGAAGAGCTGGCCGCGCTGCTGACCGAGGACGAGGAGGGAACCCCGTGAGGGACACGTACTACATCACCACGCCGATCTACTACGTGAACGACGTCCCCCACATCGGGCACGCCTACACGACGGTGGCGTGCGACGCCATGGCGCGATGGAACCGGATGAAGGGGAAGCGTGTGTATTTCCTCACCGGGACGGACGAGCACGGGGAGAAGGTGCAGAAGACCGCCGCGCAGAAGGGCGTGACGCCCCGGCAGCTCGCAGACCAGGTGGTGGCCAACTTCCAGGGGCTCACTCCCGCGCTGGAGATCAGCAACACCGGGTTCATCCGGACCACCGAGCGGCGCCACTACGCCGCCGTCCAGGAGCTGTTCCGCAAGTCGCTCGCCAACGGCGACATCTACCTCGGCGAGTACGAGGGATGGTACTGCGTCCCCGACGAGGCGTACTGGACCGACCTGCAGGCCGGGGACGGCAAATGCCCGACGTGCGGCCGCCCCGTGGAGCGGCGCAAGGAGCCCTCGTACTTCTTCCGGCTGTCGAAGTACCAGGACCGCCTGCTCAGGTTCTACGAAGAGAACCCCCGCTTCATCCGGCCCGAGAGCCGGCGCAACGAGGTGATCGCGTTCGTCGCGGGCGGCCTGAACGACCTCTCCGTTTCCCGGACGTCGCTCACCTGGGGGATCCCCGTGCCCGACGCGCCGGGGCACGTCATCTACGTCTGGTACGACGCCCTGACGAACTACCTGACCGGGCTGGGGTACCCGGAGACGACGGACGGCGTCCGGACGTTCTGGCCCGCGGACCTCCACATGGTGGGCAAGGACATCCTCCGGTTCCACGCCGTCTACTGGCCCGCGTTCCTGATGTCCGCAGGGATCGAGCCGCCGAAGGGGGTCTTCGCCCACGGCTGGTGGACCGTCGAGGGGCAGAAGATGAGCAAGTCGCTGGGCAACGTCGTCGATCCGTACGACATGGTGAAGCGGTACGGCGCGGACGCGTTCCGCTACTTCCTGCTGCGCGAGGTGTCCTTCGGGCTCGACGGCGACTTCTCCGAGAAGGAGCTGATCAAGCGCGCCAACACGGAGCTGGCCGACAAGCTTGGGAACCTGCTGAACCGCACGCTCGGGATGCTCGGGAAATATTTCCAGGGGACCGTGCCCGAGGCCGGCGTCCAAGAGCCGGAGGACGCCGCGCTGGCGGCGTGCGGGCGGGAGGCGCTGGCGGCCGTGGACCAGGCGATGGAGGACGTCGCCTTCCACAAGGCGCTCGCGGCGGTCATCGACCTGGTCACCCGGGCCAACGAGTACGTGCAGGCGATGCAGCCCTGGGCGCTGGCGAAGGATCCGGAAAAGCGCGGGCGGCTGGGGACGGCGCTCTACAACGCCCTCGAGGCGGCCCGCGTGGCGGCGCTGCTGATGGCCCCCTTCACCCCCGCGGCGTCGCAGAAGATGTGGGACGCGCTCGTCCCGGGCGGCGGGGCGGTTGCGGACGCCAAGGCCCTCGAGGCCGGGCGCTGGGGAGGGCTTGCCCCGGGGGCGTCGCTGCCGAAGGCGTGCATCGTCTTCCCGAAGATCGAAACGGCCTGATGTTCTTCGACACGCACGCGCACCTCGACCTCCCGCCGCTTTCGGAGAACGAGGAGAAGGTCGTGGCCCGCGCCCGGGAGGCCGGCGTCACGCGGATGGTGACCGTCGGCATCGACCCGGAAAGCAGCGCGAAGGCGCTGGAGATCGCCCACCGCAACGGCGGCGTGTACGCCTCCGTCGGGCTGCACCCGCACGACGCCTCCTCCCTCTCCGACAAGGTCCTTTCGCAGCTCGACGCGCTGTCGCGCTGCGACAAGGTCGTGGCGATCGGGGAGACGGGGCTCGATTTCTTCCGGGACCGCTCGCCCCGCGACGCGCAGCGCGCCGCCTTCCGGGAGCAGATCCGGCTGGCGCGCCGGCGCAACCTACCCGTGATCGTCCACGACCGGGACGCCCACGGGGAGATCCTCTCGATCCTGTCGGAGGAGAACGCCGCCGAGGTGGGCGGCATCATCCACTGCTTCTCCGGGGACTTCGAGATGGCGAAGCGCGCGGTGGCGATGAACTTCCACATTTCGATTCCGGGCGCCATCACCTACCCGAAATCGGAAGCGCAGGCGGAGGCGGTGCGGCGGCTCCCCGCGGAGCGGCTACTGATCGAGACCGACTGCCCGTACCTCGCCCCGGTTCCGCACCGGGGGAAGACGAACGAGCCGGCGTTCGTCCCGCTGATGGCGGCGAAGATCGCGGAGCTCAAAGGGCTCTCCGTCGAGGACGTGGCGCGGATCACCACCCTCAACGCCGTGCGGCTGTTCCGCATCCCGGCAAGCGAGGAGGTGCGGGTGGTCTACAAGATCCGCGACTCGCTCTACCTGAACCTGACGAACCGGTGCACGAACGCCTGCGTCTTCTGCGCGAAGCGGCGCGACTTCCACGTGAAGGGGCACCTGCTGCGCCTTCCCGGAGAGCCCTCCGTCGCCGACGTCCTCGCGCTGGTCGGCGACCCGAAGCGGCACGACGAGGTCGTCTTCTGCGGCTTCGGCGAGCCGCTCCTGCGGCTCGAGGACGTCAAGGAGATCGCACGGGCGCTGAAGGAGCGCGGGGGGAGGGTGCGGGTGAACACGGACGGTCTGGCCAGCCTGGTCCACGGGCGGAACGTCCTCCCGGAGCTGTCCGGGCTGGTGGACGCGCTCTCGGTGTCGCTCAACGCCCCCGACGCCGAGGCCTACGCGCGGATCTGCCCCAACCGGTTCGGGCCCTCGTCGTTCTCCGCCCTGCTCGAATTCCTGCGGGAGGCGCCGAAGCACGTGCCGTCGGTCGCCGCCACTGCGGTGGCCCTCCCCGGGCTCGACACGGAGGCCGTCCGGCGGCTGGCGGAGTCGATCCCGGGAGTCGTGTTCCGGCTGCGGTCCTACAACGAGGTCGGGTAAGCATGGCCGCGGCATCGAAGGTCTTCGAACTGCGCGGGCACATCATCGATTCCCTCACCTTCCCCAAGGTCCTGGACGAGATCCTCGACCACGGCGCCGAGTACGAGACCGAGGAGATCTCCATCGGGAAGACGCGCCGGGACACGAGCTACGCCCGGATCCGCGTGACGGCCCCGTCGGAGGAGATCCTCGACCGGGTGCTCTCCCGCGTACGACAACTCGGGGCGGAGGCGCTGGAGGAGCGGGACGCGGAGCTCGCCCCCGCGCCGATGGACGGCGTCTTTCCAGAGGGATTCTACGCCACCACGAACCTGCCGACCCGGGTGCGGCACGAGGGGCTGTGGCGCGAGGTCGAGCACCTTTGCATGGACAGCGCCATCCGGGTGACGGGCGGCGGGGAGCCGCCCCGCTGCGTGAAGATGTACGACGTGCGCGCCGGCGACTTGATCGTCACGGGATACGAGGGAGTCCGCGTGGAGCCGCAGCGCAAGGACCCGCTGCGGCGCGGCCTCTTCGAGTTCATGTCCAGCACCGTCTCCCCCGAAAAGTCGAAGGAGCGGATCGTCCGCGAGATCGCCCGGGAGATCCGGGAGGCGAAGCGGTCGGGGAAAGGGAAGATCCTCTGGGTGCTGGGCCCCGCCGTCGTGCACACCGGCGCGCGGGAAAGCTTCTGCCGCATCATCGATGCGGGGTACGTCGACGCGGTCTTCTCGGGCAACGGGCTGGCGGCCCACGACATCGAGGCGTCGCTGTACGGCACCTCGCTCGGCGTCTCCCTCTCCGCCGGGAAGGTCGTCCCCCGCGGCCATGAACACCACCTCCGGGCGATCAACGCCGTCCGTGCGCTGGGGGGGATCGGCCGCGCCGTCGAGACGGGGCTGGTCAAAGACGGGATCATGTACCGGCTGACGCGGAACGGCATCCCCTTTGTGCTGTCGGGATCGGTCCGGGACGACGGCCCGCTGCCGGAGGTCGTCACCGACACGGTGGAGGCGCAGAAGCGGATGCGGGCGATCGCCCGGGAAGTCTCCGTGGCCGTGATGGTGGCCACCATGCTTCATTCGATCGCGGCGGGCAACATGCTGCCCGCGACGGTCCGGACCTTCTGCGTGGACATCAGCACGGAGATGGTGACCAAGCTCGCCGACCGCGGGACGCACCAGTCGTTGGGGCTGGTCACCGACGCCGAGCCGTTCCTCCGGGAGCTGGCGGCTGCCCTCGCGGAATGACGCGCCGCGTCCTGATGTGCCCGCCGGCGTACTTCGGGGTGGAGTACGAGATCAATCCCTGGATGTCGCGCAGCCGGCAGGTCGACAACCGCAGGGCGGCGCGGCAGTGGGAGGAGCTGCACGACCTGCTGCGCGGCCGGCTCGGTCTCTCGATCTCCCTGCTCCCGCCGCGGAAAGGGCTGCCCGACCTCGTTTTCACGGCAAACGCCGGGCTCGTCCACGGCGACGTCTTCCTCGCGAGCAACTTCCGGCACCCGGAGCGGCAGGGGGAGGAGCCCGTCTTCCGGCGCTGGTTCGAAAAAGAAGGTTTCCGGACCCGTACCCTTCCCGCCGACATGCACTTCGAGGGCGAAGGGGACTTCCTGAAGGTCGGCGACCGGATGTTCGCGGGCTACCGGATCCGCTCGGACATCCGCTCCCACGAGTGGATCTCGAAGGCGCTGGAGCTGCCGGTCCTGTCGCTGGAGCTGACGGACGAGCGCTTCTACCACCTGGACACCTGCTTCTGCCCGGTGGGAAGCGACGCCGCCGCGTACTTCCCCGCCGCCTTCGATTCGTACGGGCGGAAGGTGATCGAATCGGGAATCACCGACCGGATCGAGGTCCCCCCCGAGGAGGCGCTGCGGTTCGCTTGCAACGCGGTGATCGCAGGGCGGAAGGCGGTGCTTCCCGCGGGGTCCGGTACGCTGAAGGGACGGCTGGAAGGAATGGGATACGAAGTGTGGGAGACGGATCTGTCGGAGTTCCTGAAGGCGGGCGGAGCAGCAAAGTGCCTCGTGTTGTATCTCGACTGACGGTTCCGCAAGGGGCTTATTCCTCGCACAAGCCCCTTGTGGAGTCAGTCGAGAATCACCGGCAAGACCTCCGCGGACCGGCCGCGGATCGCCGCATCGCATAAACCGCTGACCGGCGTCTCTTCAGGGTTCACCTCGATCACGCGGGCGCCGCGCCGTTTCGCGATCGCGGCGTAGCCGGAAGCCGGGGCCACCACCGCCGACGTCCCGGCGACGATCAGCAGATCGCAACGGGCCAGCATCTCCATCGCGGCCTCGGAAGCCGCGGCGGGGAGCATCTCCCCGAACCAGACAACCCCCGGGCGGAGAAGTCCGCCGCACGATCCGCAGCGGGGAGGAAGTGTCCCGAAGTCGCCGCGCTCCTCCCTCTCCATGCCGCAGTCGGTGCACCGGACGACCCAGATGTTGCCGTGGATCTCGACCATCCGCCGCGAGCCCGCGGTGCGATGCAGCCCGTCGACGTTCTGGGTGACGAGGAGGAAATCGGGCTTACGCGCCTCGATCGCGGCGATCGCCAGGTGCCCGGCGTTGGGCGCGCATTCCCGGATCTTCCGCCGGCGCCACTGGTACCACTCCCACACTTCCCGCGGGTCCTCCGCGAACGCCTCGGGCGTTGCCAGCGATATCGGGTCACGCCGCTTCCACAGCCCGCCCGCCCCGCGGAAGGTGGGCACG from Thermodesulfobacteriota bacterium encodes the following:
- the holB gene encoding DNA polymerase III subunit delta'; this translates as MVERLSGVLGQERAVGLLKRYISAGAVPQGLLFTGEEGIGKEKAARAFAAALLCREPGEDGACGVCPDCRLLASSSHPNFLFIAPETQFLRIDEIRALQEELSLKAFSDRPRAAILCPADRMTPQASNALLKTLEEPPPETHLLLVAHRIAAMMPTIVSRCQKVPFFPLPAGTAAEILSGHPDAAGASPALLRLACAVSGGSPGRALALLPGLSEERERWLSLFAKPSPREALELAESYKGDGDEPGRLAAPLALARDLALLSSGGGTDIMNEDLREQLSAAAALPPPGGWDAAFRTLLAISRMPPQPQKRLMLEAFFFGLRRKG
- a CDS encoding TatD family hydrolase, yielding MFFDTHAHLDLPPLSENEEKVVARAREAGVTRMVTVGIDPESSAKALEIAHRNGGVYASVGLHPHDASSLSDKVLSQLDALSRCDKVVAIGETGLDFFRDRSPRDAQRAAFREQIRLARRRNLPVIVHDRDAHGEILSILSEENAAEVGGIIHCFSGDFEMAKRAVAMNFHISIPGAITYPKSEAQAEAVRRLPAERLLIETDCPYLAPVPHRGKTNEPAFVPLMAAKIAELKGLSVEDVARITTLNAVRLFRIPASEEVRVVYKIRDSLYLNLTNRCTNACVFCAKRRDFHVKGHLLRLPGEPSVADVLALVGDPKRHDEVVFCGFGEPLLRLEDVKEIARALKERGGRVRVNTDGLASLVHGRNVLPELSGLVDALSVSLNAPDAEAYARICPNRFGPSSFSALLEFLREAPKHVPSVAATAVALPGLDTEAVRRLAESIPGVVFRLRSYNEVG
- the tmk gene encoding dTMP kinase; protein product: MNPSIPSTHTRGYFLTFEGIEGSGKSTQLRRLAARLAARGIPHVVTREPGGTPLADQIRSLLLSPRDEAVFPETELLLYEAARAQHVRSAVLPALEAGKAVLCDRFHDATTAYQAHARGLDAGTVELLNRFASGGLLPDLTLLFDLPPETGFARIAGRSRGADRMERESLAFHRRVREGYLRLLDAHPGRIVRIDASLPEEEVFLQLLSTVKERFGW
- a CDS encoding NAD-dependent deacylase, with protein sequence MNPAREWVKSCRSLCVLTGAGVSADSGVPTFRGAGGLWKRRDPISLATPEAFAEDPREVWEWYQWRRRKIRECAPNAGHLAIAAIEARKPDFLLVTQNVDGLHRTAGSRRMVEIHGNIWVVRCTDCGMEREERGDFGTLPPRCGSCGGLLRPGVVWFGEMLPAAASEAAMEMLARCDLLIVAGTSAVVAPASGYAAIAKRRGARVIEVNPEETPVSGLCDAAIRGRSAEVLPVILD
- a CDS encoding arginine deiminase-related protein, coding for MTRRVLMCPPAYFGVEYEINPWMSRSRQVDNRRAARQWEELHDLLRGRLGLSISLLPPRKGLPDLVFTANAGLVHGDVFLASNFRHPERQGEEPVFRRWFEKEGFRTRTLPADMHFEGEGDFLKVGDRMFAGYRIRSDIRSHEWISKALELPVLSLELTDERFYHLDTCFCPVGSDAAAYFPAAFDSYGRKVIESGITDRIEVPPEEALRFACNAVIAGRKAVLPAGSGTLKGRLEGMGYEVWETDLSEFLKAGGAAKCLVLYLD
- the metG gene encoding methionine--tRNA ligase; protein product: MRDTYYITTPIYYVNDVPHIGHAYTTVACDAMARWNRMKGKRVYFLTGTDEHGEKVQKTAAQKGVTPRQLADQVVANFQGLTPALEISNTGFIRTTERRHYAAVQELFRKSLANGDIYLGEYEGWYCVPDEAYWTDLQAGDGKCPTCGRPVERRKEPSYFFRLSKYQDRLLRFYEENPRFIRPESRRNEVIAFVAGGLNDLSVSRTSLTWGIPVPDAPGHVIYVWYDALTNYLTGLGYPETTDGVRTFWPADLHMVGKDILRFHAVYWPAFLMSAGIEPPKGVFAHGWWTVEGQKMSKSLGNVVDPYDMVKRYGADAFRYFLLREVSFGLDGDFSEKELIKRANTELADKLGNLLNRTLGMLGKYFQGTVPEAGVQEPEDAALAACGREALAAVDQAMEDVAFHKALAAVIDLVTRANEYVQAMQPWALAKDPEKRGRLGTALYNALEAARVAALLMAPFTPAASQKMWDALVPGGGAVADAKALEAGRWGGLAPGASLPKACIVFPKIETA
- a CDS encoding TIGR00300 family protein, whose product is MAAASKVFELRGHIIDSLTFPKVLDEILDHGAEYETEEISIGKTRRDTSYARIRVTAPSEEILDRVLSRVRQLGAEALEERDAELAPAPMDGVFPEGFYATTNLPTRVRHEGLWREVEHLCMDSAIRVTGGGEPPRCVKMYDVRAGDLIVTGYEGVRVEPQRKDPLRRGLFEFMSSTVSPEKSKERIVREIAREIREAKRSGKGKILWVLGPAVVHTGARESFCRIIDAGYVDAVFSGNGLAAHDIEASLYGTSLGVSLSAGKVVPRGHEHHLRAINAVRALGGIGRAVETGLVKDGIMYRLTRNGIPFVLSGSVRDDGPLPEVVTDTVEAQKRMRAIAREVSVAVMVATMLHSIAAGNMLPATVRTFCVDISTEMVTKLADRGTHQSLGLVTDAEPFLRELAAALAE
- the ricT gene encoding regulatory iron-sulfur-containing complex subunit RicT, with protein sequence MDIAGIRLRGVCKVFHFDCTDVPLAKGDYAVVQTERGVSLGRVVQRVDGFARKNPKTPLNKVIRIASAEDLAAHQENARRETDAAAFCAKRIAERGLPMKLVRAEYLLDRSKVIFYFTADGRIDFRELVKDMAHELRTRIEMRQIGVRDESRVVGGVGPCGKELCCATFLADFEPITVKMAKDQKLSLNPAKLSGVCGRLMCCLIYEHTSYARQRCETCAAHGPEVSEPAAAEMDEGEELAALLTEDEEGTP